One genomic region from Actinocatenispora thailandica encodes:
- a CDS encoding serine hydrolase domain-containing protein, which translates to MDFDAARWRDRLARLSSTAGVPGAVLGVLVDGTVHEVATGVLHVGTGAPVSTGSLFQLGSLSKVYTATIVQRLVDAGRVTLDTPVRAILPEFRLSDAAATDAVTLRHLLTHTSGIDGDYFHDTGRGDDCLARYVAACADLPLVHPVGATSSYSNAAFSIAGRVIEALTGTSWDAALSSVVLAPLGLRHTVTLPEQALRYATAIGHEDGQPVPQWGFPRSTGPAGGVLATAADVLAFVAEHLRDDALAPMREPQAEVPTGWAVQRRGLGWQLYDWSGRTVFGHDGETLGQYAYLRVVPDRGVAAVLLTNGGEPNPLYQTLFGELLGELAGVAPPRLAAPASPRPVDAARYTGTYRNLVRTVRVDEAAGGLRVHSRYASELSAPSEQTVTLVALRDAMFVDTEQSPSGWHFLPRPDGRYDLFQGGRLLPRAD; encoded by the coding sequence ATGGACTTCGACGCGGCGCGGTGGCGGGATCGGTTGGCCCGGTTGAGTTCCACCGCCGGGGTTCCCGGTGCGGTGCTGGGTGTGCTGGTCGACGGTACGGTGCACGAGGTGGCGACCGGGGTGCTGCACGTCGGCACCGGCGCGCCGGTCTCGACCGGCTCGCTGTTCCAGCTCGGCTCGCTGAGCAAGGTGTACACCGCGACGATCGTCCAGCGGCTGGTGGACGCCGGCCGGGTCACGCTGGACACCCCGGTTCGCGCGATCCTGCCCGAGTTCCGGCTGTCCGACGCCGCGGCCACCGACGCGGTGACCCTCCGGCACCTGCTCACCCACACCAGCGGCATCGACGGCGACTACTTCCACGACACCGGCCGCGGCGACGACTGCCTGGCCCGCTACGTCGCGGCCTGCGCCGACCTCCCGCTGGTGCACCCGGTCGGCGCGACCAGCTCGTACTCCAACGCCGCGTTCAGCATCGCCGGCCGGGTGATCGAGGCGCTCACCGGTACCAGCTGGGACGCCGCGCTGTCGTCGGTGGTGCTGGCGCCGCTCGGGCTGCGGCACACCGTCACGCTGCCGGAGCAGGCCCTGCGGTACGCGACCGCGATCGGGCACGAGGACGGGCAACCGGTGCCGCAGTGGGGGTTTCCGCGCTCCACCGGCCCGGCCGGCGGCGTACTGGCGACCGCCGCGGACGTGCTGGCCTTCGTCGCGGAGCACCTGCGCGACGATGCGCTCGCGCCGATGCGCGAGCCGCAGGCCGAGGTGCCGACCGGCTGGGCGGTGCAGCGCCGCGGGCTCGGCTGGCAGCTGTACGACTGGTCCGGCCGGACGGTGTTCGGGCACGACGGTGAGACGCTCGGCCAGTACGCGTACCTGCGGGTGGTGCCGGACCGCGGGGTGGCGGCGGTGCTGCTGACCAACGGCGGCGAGCCGAACCCGCTCTACCAGACGCTGTTCGGCGAGCTGCTCGGTGAGCTGGCCGGCGTGGCCCCGCCCCGGCTCGCCGCACCGGCGTCACCGCGGCCGGTCGACGCGGCGCGCTACACCGGGACCTACCGGAACCTGGTGCGGACCGTCCGGGTCGACGAAGCGGCCGGCGGCCTGCGGGTGCACAGCCGGTACGCGAGCGAGCTGTCGGCGCCGAGCGAGCAGACCGTGACGCTCGTTGCGCTGCGCGACGCCATGTTCGT
- a CDS encoding DUF742 domain-containing protein — protein MAAGEPATHRHRADWTTGQDGAATPAGTWGTGGGWRGEPAAGRWHGEPAGGGWRGEPAGAGGWRIDPAGTTPTSTPNDREEDELPIVAAYMVTRGRVAATPYNRTATVYGRPGDTAAVYGLDPAHLRVLDIVNARPSAVAEIAGLMNVPVVAVRVLLDELVGRRLVAVTGPDGPPPTPAILTRALSGLRTI, from the coding sequence ATGGCCGCGGGGGAACCGGCAACCCACCGGCACCGTGCGGACTGGACCACCGGGCAGGACGGGGCAGCGACGCCCGCCGGCACCTGGGGTACCGGAGGCGGCTGGCGTGGCGAACCGGCCGCAGGCCGCTGGCATGGTGAACCGGCCGGAGGCGGCTGGCGTGGCGAACCGGCCGGCGCGGGAGGCTGGCGCATCGACCCTGCCGGAACCACGCCGACGAGCACCCCGAACGACCGGGAGGAGGACGAGCTGCCGATCGTCGCCGCGTACATGGTCACCCGCGGCCGGGTCGCGGCGACGCCGTACAACCGGACCGCGACCGTGTACGGGCGGCCCGGCGACACGGCCGCCGTCTACGGGCTGGACCCGGCGCACCTGCGGGTGCTGGACATCGTCAACGCCCGGCCCAGCGCCGTCGCCGAGATCGCCGGGCTGATGAACGTGCCGGTGGTCGCGGTACGGGTACTGCTGGACGAGCTGGTCGGTCGCCGGCTCGTCGCGGTGACCGGCCCGGACGGCCCGCCGCCGACCCCGGCGATACTGACCCGCGCGCTGTCCGGCCTGCGCACGATCTGA